The DNA window CAACAACTACAATCTCTGCCACATCAAGACTATCAATTGGGAAGAAATAATCACAGGACAAGGGGGGAAATACTTTTATGTGTACAATTTTACATCACCAGAACGCGTATGTCCAGCGTGCGACGAGAGTTGCGAACAGGGCTGCTGGGGCGAAGGTCCGGAGAACTGCCAGAAGTTCTCAAAGACAAACTGTTCACCTCAGTGTTGGCAGGGCAGGTGCTTTGGCCCTAATCCGCGGGAATGTTGCCATCTTTTTTGCGCGGGTGGTTGTACCGGTCCCAAACAAAGTGACTGTCTTGCTTGTAAGAATTTCTTTGACGATGGCGTATGCACGCAGGAATGTCCGCCTATGCAAAAGTAAGTCACATCATATACTCATACCTATCTTTATTACAAGGCTGATGTAAAATGCTACGAAAGATTTTACAATACAAAgcaatactattttttttcacaattaatcaaacaaataatatttttctaaacacttctaaataataaattaatatgaaaaacttagaataaaatttgcttataatgtaaatattatttagaaagagagagagagagggagagagagatagagagaggattaaattgataacaaaatttattaatatttaaatgttaatatgaTACGTTTAGATACAATCCAACAACATATTCATGGGAAGCCAATCCTGATGGAAAGTACGCGTACGGGGCGACCTGCGTGAGACGTTGTCCAGAACATCTCTTAAAGGACAACGGTGCGTGCGTGAGATCTTGTCCACCAAAGAAGAAAGCGGTAAACGGTGAATGTGTTCCTTGCGACGGTCCTTGCCCGAAAACCTGCAAAGGCGTGGAAAAGGTGCATTCTGGTAACATCGACACCTTCAAGGATTGTACGATCATCGAAGGATCTATCACAATTTTGGATCAGAGTTTCGAGGGTTTTCAGCACGTTTATCCAAATTATACATTCGGCAAACGATACGAAAAGATGCATCCCGATAAATTAGAAGTTTTCAAAACGCTAAAAGAGATTACGGGCTATCTTAATATTCAAGGAGATCACCAGGATTTCAAGAATCTTTCGTATTTTCGGAATCTGGAGGTGATCGGAGGCAGAACGCTCACAGAATATTTCGCATCATTGTACATCGTCAAGACTTCTTTGGTATCCTTCGGTCTTAGttccttaaagaaaatttattccgGCTCGATCGCTATTTTGGAGAACAAAAATCTGTGTTACGCACAAAGTATTAATTGGAATAAAATCAAGAAATCATCCGAACATGAAAGCcttttgtcaagtaatcgaAACGAAAGCGAATGcagtaagtataataaaaagatttggGTATAAATAAACCTAtgtaaataaacttaatttaaaaatcaattcttCTTTATGGATATTCTGagtgcattaaattttatgtttaatatatttgctgataaattttattgttaaagttcttatttttattttttgaaaacaaaattaataataataataataattaataataataataaattaaaaatatatatgatcagtattatttatacataaatacttgaatagtatttatttactactataataaataagttagattaaattatagttacgttaaatttctacatataaaattataaagacaaattgtttaaattgcaGTTAAGGACGGTCTTGTATGCGACGAACAATGTTCAACCGAAGGATGTTGGGGACCGGGGCAACAGCAATGTTTATCGTGCAAAAACTTTATTCTAGGAAATGATTGTGTTCAAGATTGCACTGCACCAGGGTAAGTCTACaagcataaaattatataatatgaaaaaattttcaaaaataatacgacTTCTGTCCAATCGAAATTGCTCTCCTAGATCATGGATTGAAGGTAAATCGAAAATTTTCCGCGAAAATTCAAGCTTCAATTTTCGTAATTctgttttttcatttttatacatcTTCATAAGCAAATTACGTGTGTATCATGCAGCACGTGCACTTTTATCGTTATAATTCGCACTTGCATTAGAAGAGTGAGTGAAAAAAATGGCAAACAATCtgatttctaattatatttaagtaatttttcacttgtaccatcttatttttttagctttgttatttttttatgcattattcttttttcatgttaccctaatttttttatttacacatattattttacttttttacatgATATTTCGATGTCACTTAATAATTGGTTACGATTGTGTTGTCAGAATTTATCAAGCGGACGAAAAAACCTGTAAGATGTGTCACGAAGAATGCGACAGATTCTGCACCGGCCCTAATGCCGACCAGTGCATCAAGTGCAAACACGTGCGAGACGGACCGTTCTGTGTGCCTGAGTGTCCATCCTCGAAGTACAACGACAACGGTCAATGTAAACACTGCCACGAGAACTGCGTAGGCGGTTGCGAGGGACCAGAGAACAACATAGGCGCCAACGGATGTCATAGTTGCGAAAAGGCAATTATGAACGGCAACATACCAGAGGGATGTTTGCAGAAGAGAGAGCCGTGTCCCGATGGTAAGTCATACGACTTACCATTATGACTTTATTTCATGATTTTTGTCTCAACGTatgaatatttctattttacagaaaaatggaaaaataatgatattttatacgaCAATTTTTTacgacaataataattttttaactattggCCAATAGAAACTTACATGATATATGTAGACAGTGATTctgatacttatttttattaattctacaaatgttcaaaaataattgcaaataaaatttgcaggACATTATTATGAATGGGTGAGTCCATTAGAGCAAGGTTCTTTAAAACCTCTCGCTGGAAAAGCTGTCTGTCGCAAGTGCCACCCACGTTGCAAGAAGTGCACAGGATACGGCTTCCATGAGCAAGTGTGTCAACAATGCACCAAGTATAAAAGAGGAGAGCAATGCGAGGATGAATGTCCCACTGATCATTTCGCGGATGCTGACACGCAGTTATGTATACCGTGCTTCGGAGAGTGCCGAGGATGCTTTGGACCAGGCCCTAATCAGTGCTACAAATGccggaattataaaatttatattgtacgttaatattaaagataaatagtCATGGCAATAAATAATAGAGTCTTTATTACGCAATTATATCTATCTTAGTACATTATACTTGaggaaaaaatgaaatataaagcaaagaatgaaaacatatcttttattttactatattgaTATCAAAATACATGTCTTTAgtattgcaatttataataatatagtttgtaaaaattatactttgtgTACAAGAATTGagagttataatattaatttatacaatttatgtatttagGACCGGCTAGGTGATCCTGGCGACAACTCGACATCCTTTAACTGCACAGAGACCTGTCCACAGGAATATCCTCACAAAATTTTCCCCCCTGATAGCGAGCCATACTGTTCCGTAGAAATAATAGGCCTCGGCTATCAGATGGAATATGAATTTCATCCAGCAGTTTTGGGTGGCATTGGTGTCTTATTAGTGGTGTTTATTGTCGTCATTGGTGTGTTACTGTACTTCTGGCGGGTAAAAACGAAAGCCAAGGAGAATACAGTAAAGATGACGATGGCTTTGACCGGTTTGGACGACAACGAACCGCTTCGACCAACAGGTGTGAAACCAAATCTTGCCAAATTGCGAATCATCAAGGAAGAAGAGATGAGGAAAGGCGGTATATTGGGTTATGGTGCTTTTGGCAATGTATACAAAGGCGTTTGGGTACCTGAAGGAGAAAATGTAAAGATTCCAGTTGCTATAAAAGTTCTTCATGATGGCACGGGTGCAAACACATCCAAAGAATTTCTCGATGAGGCTTATATTATGGCTAGTGTTGAACATCCAAATCTTCTACAATTACTTGCGGTATGCATGACGTCGCAGATGATGTTGGTAACCCAACTGATGCCTCTTGGTTGTCTGCTAGACTTTGTACGTAGGTACAAAGATAAAATCGGTTCGAAACCATTGTTAAATTGGTGCACACAGATCGCGAGAGGTATGGCTTATCTGGAAGAGAGAAGATTGGTTCACCGAGATTTGGCAGCGCGAAATGTTCTCGTCCAAACTCCGAATTGCGTGAAGATCACCGATTTTGGACTTGctaaattattagatattaatgagGAACAATATAAAGCTGCAGGCGGGAAGATGCCGATCAAATGGTTAGCATTAGAATGCATTCAACATCGAGTGTTTAATCATAAATCGGATGTGTGGGCTTTTGGGGTGACTATTTGGGAAGTTCTCACTTATGGTGGTAGACCATACGAAAATGTCTCTGCTCGAAACGTGCCGGAATTACTGGAGAAAGGTGAAAGATTACCGCAGCCCGCGATTTGTACGATTGACGTATATATGATTATGATTAAATGTTGGATGCTTGACGCCGAATCTAGACCTAGCTTTAAGGAACTGGCAGAAGATTTCGCGAAAATGTCCAGAGATCCTGGTCGATATCTTGCCATTAAAGGGGATAAATACATGAGACTGCCTTCGTATACACTACAGGTAATTTATGTtagtttgtatataaaatttgtattttttattactaaaaacaattatgttgatataataattaaaaattattaaaaaacagtaaaaataatttttattgataattgcGTTACGATCATATTAATGCCTTAAATTGTCTATATCATCTTTATACATGTAAAAGCAAttcaaattgataaaaatatattagtaataatcaatatttaattttattaaataactaataacacaataaaaaattatgcataagTGACGtgcttaaaataaacaaataatatatttctaattcctagtataagataattttagtaacatattttttctataataatataataactaaaatttaaaaaaaaatttaacaatatagtttaattttatctcattaatttgaatttttaggaCGAAAAGGAGATGATACGAAATCTCGCATCAGCGATGGATGGTCCTGAAGCTCTGGTGGATGCTGACGAGTATCTACAACCTAAGTCACGCGCTCCACTTCCGCCCGCGATTTCTGCATCAAGTACTTCTGGCTCGCCGCCGAATACGCCGGTGAAGTCATGTTGGCCGAACGGCAAGCCGCTTGCCGCTGATTCTCCAACGCCGCAGAATCAGCAAAACTGGGACAGAGAGCTCTTGAGGTATAGCGGAAATCATGGGAGCGCAAATGCGTCGCATGAAGCGGGCAATTCCGGTCAGCACACACATTACGCCCCAATACATCCCAATGTTCACTGCGGGCATGTCGTAGGATCAGATAACTCAAATTCGAGATATTGCTCGGATCCATTGAAGATGGTTGGTGTTAGAGGTAAGCTAaacatcaattaaaataaaaagaatagaatttCTCTGGTAATAACAGTGATTGATATTAAATCAAGAAATACATGCAAACATCATGGGATGAACTTAATGaattaatggaaaaatttcAGATTGCGATGTGACGGATGATTGTTTTGATACAAAAGTAAATCAAGTAATGCACATTGTTGCGCATCAGCAAGCTCAAGTTGGAAACTTGAAATTGGATTTGCCATTAGATGAGGATGACTATCTCATGCCGTCGCCACAACTGCCAGTCAATACGACACAATACATGGATCTCATTGGGGAATCTAAGCCAACAGGTGAGTGGAAGTGAAACTTGTTACTATTagtaactttatttattttgtaaacattaaaaatacaaaatcttactttcacaaatttcttttttactatatttatttatacttttaatgtataattttgcgCATAATTGCTAATCCACTTATTTGTTACTTcacagttattatttatttattcattattattttatataaatattatttttatctattatgtatatattggtCTTTACAAAgccgaaattatttttattttatctagaACCCGAATCAAAACGGTTGAACAATGGCTTCCGAAAATATCCAGATTTCCTAACAATTCAAGGAAAAACGTCACTGGACAATCCGGAATACATAATGTCTCAGGATGAGGGACCACTCACGCCACAGACATTAGGTATTCCTACGCCGGACTTGGAAAAAGTTCTGCCAAATGGTGCCTTTGGGTCTCAAATTAGGCAACGAAGTTCCGAAGAAGAATCAGATCACGaatattataatgattttGATCGGTTGGAACGGGAATTGCAGCCACTAAAACCTTTTAGGAAAAATGAAACAACGGTGTGATTCTAGTGATGCTACTGAGGATGCATTAAGAACTATTCAAGATTTTGAAAGGAATCATAATGATCAGAAACTTTTACtggaataaaagataaatcttGAATAGAGGAGCATAGTTTCATCATCGCAGCATCATCTGGTCACATTACAGTTACTCAATTTCCGAGTACAGGACTTATTGTACTTATAAAGGACACTTCGCTTAAGTGCCGTGCTCGATTGTGATTAGACATAAACTAGAGACTCGTATTACGGAATATAAGTAAAATGAAAGAGACTATAATGACACACATACCGGAAATGGGAATCGCGCGAGAGCGATACTCACAAACAAGTATAgtgcaaaaatattcttaatgtGCCATTCGTCGTGgcttgtaaataaattagttcTCGTATTAGCTTCTcgagaaaataagaaatattctaGGACTTATTTCGCAACGACAGCGTCAATATCGTCTTTGCTTAATAGCTTTTctttagaattatattaaggCATTTTGGGCCTTGccattacaaaagaaaattcagtctttatatatatatatatatatatatatatatatatatatatatatataatggtacaaaatgtagaaaatgatataaatggTTTTACTTTTTTGACTAAATCTCTctacatttgtatttataataatatttctattattatatacatgttaTAAATACGGcccaattttttgaaattaaaaaattataaaattatgaatgttgatctttataaattttataagctaTAAACTGAGGTTTTGCTtctcttattatttacttttgtcAATATATCTGTACACTCTGAAAGCTACTATTCACAACAATATCTATTTTTCAACTTGGTTAAAAATATGGATTGTACTCAATATGTTTGTactcaaaatcaaattttagaattgagaatttttagaaaaattatagcgCAAAGTAACGAAAAATTAAGGTTACAGCGACTTCCAAAGAAATCCATGATCGTTGTTAAAACTTTGAAAtgacaaaaacaattttctaaatatctaCATTTTTGAGCAAAATACTTGAAATACATCAGGAAATTGCtcaatacattatatatacaactgttttaacattttttaatttttcttttttccttaaatacaaaataaatttgttattgacATTTTACATCACTGAATAACAAATCTCTTTTTATAAACACACGTTTTATAAACACACacgtttaatttcaaatttagaataatgtatgtatgtatgtatgtatgtatgtatgtgtatattcaAAATGgcaatgtttttttcaattttattaatgttcaGTATGAACTcttgttacaaattaattaatgtttttgaagATGTTTTAGTATTTATAAAGTGTTCCGCTTAGAATGACAAAAGTTAAGCGGTCCCGCTACAAAGGCCAGCTTGCAACACctataatataaatctgaTTAATGTTAGTCTTTGttttaatctgctttaatGTGGAAGAAGacaaagaaaaatcaattatttatcgcTCAAACTGTTAGACGTTAGGGCAACCAGGCCAAAATATTTGTACGGTACACCGCTGACTGtgatatgaattattttactttct is part of the Monomorium pharaonis isolate MP-MQ-018 chromosome 2, ASM1337386v2, whole genome shotgun sequence genome and encodes:
- the LOC105828088 gene encoding epidermal growth factor receptor — encoded protein: MFNYRYGPQALFTCNFLGVTFLLLIVAGSYDALIQPSSTDVNSTEFVKGKICIGTNGRLSVPSNKQHHYRNLRDRYTNCTYVDGNLEITWLQNKTFDLSFLQYIREVTGYVLISHVDVRRIVLPSLQIIRGRTLFKLNIHDHEFALFVTMCQMHNLEMPSLRDILNGSVGMYNNYNLCHIKTINWEEIITGQGGKYFYVYNFTSPERVCPACDESCEQGCWGEGPENCQKFSKTNCSPQCWQGRCFGPNPRECCHLFCAGGCTGPKQSDCLACKNFFDDGVCTQECPPMQKYNPTTYSWEANPDGKYAYGATCVRRCPEHLLKDNGACVRSCPPKKKAVNGECVPCDGPCPKTCKGVEKVHSGNIDTFKDCTIIEGSITILDQSFEGFQHVYPNYTFGKRYEKMHPDKLEVFKTLKEITGYLNIQGDHQDFKNLSYFRNLEVIGGRTLTEYFASLYIVKTSLVSFGLSSLKKIYSGSIAILENKNLCYAQSINWNKIKKSSEHESLLSSNRNESECIKDGLVCDEQCSTEGCWGPGQQQCLSCKNFILGNDCVQDCTAPGIYQADEKTCKMCHEECDRFCTGPNADQCIKCKHVRDGPFCVPECPSSKYNDNGQCKHCHENCVGGCEGPENNIGANGCHSCEKAIMNGNIPEGCLQKREPCPDGHYYEWVSPLEQGSLKPLAGKAVCRKCHPRCKKCTGYGFHEQVCQQCTKYKRGEQCEDECPTDHFADADTQLCIPCFGECRGCFGPGPNQCYKCRNYKIYIDRLGDPGDNSTSFNCTETCPQEYPHKIFPPDSEPYCSVEIIGLGYQMEYEFHPAVLGGIGVLLVVFIVVIGVLLYFWRVKTKAKENTVKMTMALTGLDDNEPLRPTGVKPNLAKLRIIKEEEMRKGGILGYGAFGNVYKGVWVPEGENVKIPVAIKVLHDGTGANTSKEFLDEAYIMASVEHPNLLQLLAVCMTSQMMLVTQLMPLGCLLDFVRRYKDKIGSKPLLNWCTQIARGMAYLEERRLVHRDLAARNVLVQTPNCVKITDFGLAKLLDINEEQYKAAGGKMPIKWLALECIQHRVFNHKSDVWAFGVTIWEVLTYGGRPYENVSARNVPELLEKGERLPQPAICTIDVYMIMIKCWMLDAESRPSFKELAEDFAKMSRDPGRYLAIKGDKYMRLPSYTLQDEKEMIRNLASAMDGPEALVDADEYLQPKSRAPLPPAISASSTSGSPPNTPVKSCWPNGKPLAADSPTPQNQQNWDRELLRYSGNHGSANASHEAGNSGQHTHYAPIHPNVHCGHVVGSDNSNSRYCSDPLKMVGVRDCDVTDDCFDTKVNQVMHIVAHQQAQVGNLKLDLPLDEDDYLMPSPQLPVNTTQYMDLIGESKPTEPESKRLNNGFRKYPDFLTIQGKTSLDNPEYIMSQDEGPLTPQTLGIPTPDLEKVLPNGAFGSQIRQRSSEEESDHEYYNDFDRLERELQPLKPFRKNETTV